DNA from Arthrobacter sp. StoSoilB19:
GGCGCGGAGGGAGGCTGCGCTGGCAGCCTCCCGTCGGCGTCGTCCGTTATATACGTGACTGGTTATATGCCTAGGCCTGCTGGTTGATCCGGACCGTGTTTCCGGCGGGGTCGCGGAATGCGCAGTCGCGGATGCCGTACGGCTGGTCGATGGGCTCCTGGACGACGTCCGCCCCGGTCGCCTCCACTTTGGCGAACGCGGCATCCACGTCCGGGGAGGACAGGACGATGGTGGCGTAGGTGCCTTTGGCCATCATCTCCGTGATGGTGCGGCGCTCGTCGTCGGTGATGCCGGGGTCCACGGCCGGCGGGTGCAGGACGATGGAGACGTCCTTTTGGCCTGCGGGGCCAACGGTGATCCAGCGCATGGTGCCCTTGCCCACGTCGTTGCGGATTTCGAAGCCCAGGGCGTCGCGGTAGAACGC
Protein-coding regions in this window:
- a CDS encoding VOC family protein, whose amino-acid sequence is MTAMDINISSTFLPATDPDASLAFYRDALGFEIRNDVGKGTMRWITVGPAGQKDVSIVLHPPAVDPGITDDERRTITEMMAKGTYATIVLSSPDVDAAFAKVEATGADVVQEPIDQPYGIRDCAFRDPAGNTVRINQQA